Below is a window of Myxococcota bacterium DNA.
CCAGCGAAACGCGGAGTCGAAGAGGACACGGCTCTCTACTTCGGGGGCGAGTCGGCGCAGACCGTATCGGAGCCCTGCCCTCTGGCCCTGTGACCGCCGTCACCGGGCATGCCCACGCCGGCAAATGGCCCGCCCACGCCCGATCCAGGAGGAGCGCCGGGGTCTTCGTCCTACCCAAAGCAGAGCTCTTCGGAGGGCCTCCGGCGGCGCGAGCCTGGGAGTCGCTTGGCGGGTCGCTGAGTCGAAGGCAGGAAGGAGACCTGCCCCCCAAACCCATCGAGGTCGTGGAACTCGTGATCGGGCCTGGGAGACTCGAGTCCCGCTTCGCGTCGCATCCCTTCTTCTGGGCCTGTGCCGACTTCGGCGTGCGGGAGATGAGCTTGCGACGCACCTCCTGGAACTTCTTGCCCTCGAGAATCTTCTGGAGAGCCTCTTCCTTCATCACGTCGCACTGCTCCGCCACGCCGGAATCGTTCGCGGTTCGGCAGGGTTTGCGGTGCTCCAGGGGGAAGGGGCCACGTATGCCCTCGCGGGGGTTAGCCCGCGGGGATTGACGGCTAGCGGGCGTCCTTGGAAGAATGCTTCGCGGGCGCCTTTTCCTGACCTGGCCGCCGTGAAGATGATGCCATCGTGAAGAAGACCATCCAGCATCTCTCGGCCTGGAGCCCCGACGTAGCAGGGCTATTCGCGAGCTACGACAAGCTCGAGGAGCTGCCGCGGCTTCTCGCGCATGCGGTCACGACGCTGATCCCGACCAACATCGCGTATGTCGGCGTTCACGAGGTGAAGCGCCTTCCGCGGGAACTCTACGCGTACCCGAAGAACTTCCAGCAGCCGCGCGACTACACCGCGGAGCTCTTCGTGCTCGATCCTTTCTACCAGGCCTACAAGGAGGGACGCACGGGCAGCCTTGGCTTGTTCGAAGAAGCCCCCCCCGACTTCGAGCAAAGTCCGTACTTCAAGAAATTCTACGAGGAGGTAGGCATCGTCGACGAGATGCTGCACCTCTCTCTCGTACCCGGCGGTGGCGTGGTCGGGGTCGGCATCGCGCGTACGCGCAAAGACGGTGCGTTCAACAAGGAGGAGCGCGAGCTCCACGAGGCCATCTTCCCCGTAGTCGAGCAGGTCTCGGGGCGGCTCGTCCACTTGCTCCTCGAGGCCGGCCAACCGCTGGCCGGCAGCGACAACGACGTCGAGGACGCCCTCGAGCGCTTCGGAAAGGAGATGCTCACTCCCCGTGAGCAAGAGGTCGTCCACCTGGTTTTGCGAGGCCACAACACGCAGTCAGTGGCGCAGTCGCTCGAGATCGCACCCGACACCGTCAAGCTCCATCGCAAGCACGCCTACGCGAAGCTGCGGGTGAGCTCCCAAGGGGAGCTCTTTCACAAGTTCCTTTCCACGCTGGGGCTTCGGACCTGACTGGATCTCGCCGGCGCTCGCTGCCGGTCCACGACTGAAGAGGATCGCGGGCGCGACACTGAGCGCCGCGTCGGAAACGACAAGGAGAACTCCATGGGCGAACCCATTTCAATCGAGCGCGAGGGCCGGATCGCGATCATCACCAACGAAGACGCGCCGCGGAATCGCATGACGATCGAGTTCATGGACGCGCTCGAGAAGGCGCAGCACGAGCTCGAGAAGGACACTTCGGTGGGCGCCGTCGTGATCCGAGGCGCCGGAGAAGAGCACTTCTCGGTCGGCATGAATCTGAAGCAGTTCGGTCAGGGCGTGAAGGAGAAGGGCAGTTTCGATGGGATCCTCGACCAGCGGCTGCGCGTGATCCGCAAGATCGAACGGGGCTCGAAGCCCTGGATCGCCACCATGTACGGCTACTGCCTGGGCGGTGGCCTGGAGCTGCCCCTGGGTTGTCACTTCCGCCTCGCCGCGGAAGAAGGCGCCAAGATCGGTTTGCCCGAGATGGACCTCGGTGGGGTCCCCGCCTGGGGCGGAACGGCGCGGCTCACCCGCGTGGTTGGCCAGGCGGCGGCCCTCGACCTGATCCTGCGCGGCAAGATGATCTCCGGTCCCGAGGCCTACCGGATCGGACTCGTGCAAGAGGTGTGGCCCAATTCGGAGCTCCAGAAACGCGCGCGCGACCTGGCCCACGCGCTCGCGAAGCAACCCTCCACGGCCGTGGCTGGGGTCATCGACTGCGTCAACCGCGCGGGTGAGCTGTCCCTGGAAGAGGCACTGGCGGTCGAGCGCGAGTGGGTCGACAAGACCTCCGGCTCGAAGGATCAGCAGGAAGGCATGCGTGCCTTCCTCGAGAAACGAGAGCCGCGCTTCCACGACTAGCGGACCGGACCGAGGTCTCGACCACGCTCCGCCGCAGGCTGGCGCCGTCGGCAGACCCGCCAGGCTTCGAGGGGCGATCGCTCTCGCGAAGCTCGACGACGGGGCGAGACGCGTGAACTCTTGACGGCGGTGCCGGTCGAAGAGACCTTCCTCACGCTTCTCCCGAGCCCCGAGATCCCCCGGGAGGAAGCGGGAGGGCGCGATGGGACCGGAACAGACGCTCGAGGCGTTCGAAGCCGAGCTGGTGGCGTGGCTCGACGCGAGCGACGCGCCGCCGGTGGAGGATTCGGTGGCCTGGTCCGAGCGGCTCGGCCAGGCTGGCTTGCTAGCGCCCGACTGGGTGCCCGAGCACGGGGGCCTGGGCCTGCCACGCACCCACGTGCGTGCGCTCGAGTCGGCGCTGCGCGAGCGCGGTATCCGCCGCACCGTGAGCGGCGGCCTCGAGATGCTGGCCCCCGCGCTCCTCGAGTACGCCTCGCCCGAGCAGCTGCTCGAGTTCCTGCCGCCCATCGCACGCGCCGAAACCATGTGGGCCCAGGGCTATTCGGAGCCCCAGGCCGGCTCGGACCTCGCCAACGTGCAGATGCGCTGCGAGGACCAGGGCGATCACTACCTCGTCAACGGCCAGAAGATCTGGACCTCGGGCGCCGACCAGTCCGATTGGATCTTCTGTCTCGTGCGCACCGACCCGAGCGCCAAGAAGCACGACGGCATCAGCTTCCTGCTCGTCGACTTGCGGAGCGAGGGCATCTCGATCTCGCCGATCGTGCTGATCTCCGGACGCTCCCCCTTCTGTGAAGTCTTCTTCTCCGACGTGCGGGTGCCGAAGGGCAACCTGATCGGCGGGGAAGGCGGCGGCTGGCCGATCGCGAAGCGCCTGCTCCAGTTCGAGCGCAACATGCTGGGTTCGGGCGGGCTCGCCTCTCTCACCGGCAAGGCCGGACGCAAGAGCCTCGCCGACGTCGCCCGCGAGCGGGTGGGCGTCGACGCCGAGGGTCGACTCCAGGACGCCGGGCTGCGAGAACGCGTGGCGCGCCAATGGGTCGACGAGCAGGCGAACCGGCTCACCGGACGCCGCGGACGCGGCGGCGACGCCGCGCGCGTGTCCTCGATCCTGAAGCTCGCGAGCTCCGAGACCAGCCAGCAGCGCTATGCGCTCCTGATGGACCTGCTGGGTTCTGAGGGTTTCGGCTGGGAGAGCGAAGGCTTCTCGGCCCATGAGCTCTCGATTCCGCGCCAGTGGCTGCGGTCCCGCGCGAACACCATCGAGGGCGGCACCTCCGAGGTGCAGCTCAACATCATCGCGAAACGCGTGCTCGGCATGACGGGCGGCGGCAGCGGGGTTCCCGACCAGTCCCTCGCGCGCAACGAAGACGAAGCCCTGATCCGCGACTCGGCGCTGCAGTTCCTCACCGAACAGGATCCCCTCGGCTCGGTGCGCGACTGGCGCGACGCCGAGAGTGCTGCCCCGTGCTCGGCCGCGTTCTGGTCGGCCGTGCAGGAGTTGGGCTGGCCCGGCCTGCTCGCCCCCGAAGACCAGGGCGGCGCCGGGCTCGGCCTTCGCGAGTGCGCCGTCGTCTTCGAGGCGCTCGGGCGCCACGCCGTCTCGACGCCGCTGTTCGCGAGCGGGGTGCTCGCCACGAGTGCGCTGACACTGCTGGACGCGTGGGGCGTCCTCCCCAAGGCGGAGACGCTCGTCACCGGAGACGGCACCGTGGCCCTGGCCCTCGACGAATCCGCGCGCTTCGACCCCTCCGCGATCGCGACGACGGCCCGGCGCGTCGACGGCGGCTTCGAACTCTCGGGCACCAAACGGCCGGTCCTCGACGGCGCAGCCGCGGAGCGCTGGCTCGTGTGGGCCCGCCTCGAAGCCCCCGAGAACGCCGACACGCCGTTCGCGCTCTTCGTCGTCGACCCGAGCGCCGCGGGGGTCCACTGCGAGACCCTCCGCTGGATCGATGGCCGGCGCGCCGCCGCGATCCGCTTCGACGCCGTGCGACTCGACGCGAGCGCCCTGCTCGGTACGCCGTGTGCCGAAGCGACACTGGTCGAGCCGCTGCTCGACCGGGCGTCGGTGATCCTGGCCGCCGAGTTGTGCGGCATCGCCGCCGCAGCGCTCAAGCGCACCGTCGAGTACCTCGTCACCCGCGAGCAGTTCGACCAACGGCTCGCCGAGTTCCAGGCCCTGCAGCACCGCTGCGCGCGGCTCTTCGCCGACATCGAGCGCACCATCTCGATCACCCAGGCAGCGGCCGCCGCCGTCGACGAAGGCGCGAGCGACGCGTCGGCCCTCGCCAGCGGCGCGAAGGCGCTGGCCTCGGAAGTCGCGCGCACCACCACCGAGGAAGCGCTCCAGCTCCACGGCGGGCTCGGCATGACCGAGGAGCAGGACATCGGCCTGTTCTTCAAGCGCGCCCGCACCACGAGCGCGATCTGGGGCGACGCGCGCTACCACCTGGCCCGCGTCGCGACCCAGAACGGCTACTAGCGCTCGGCCATCACTCGGTTTCGAGCGCGCCAGCCGCACCCAGTCGCGACAGGGGCCGGTAGCCGAAGATCAGCAACAGCGTGAGAGCGACGACCGGGATCGCACCGAAGGTCGCCATCGCGGCGCGATCCCCCACCTGGTCGGCGAGGGAACCGACCACGAAGCCGCCCACCTGGGCGAGCTGGGCGACGGTGAAGAGCAACCCCATCACGCGGCCGCGCATGCGTTCGGGCACCGACATCTGGAGCCCGGAGAAGGCCGAGATCTGCCAGATCTGGGCGGCCAGGCCCGACGCGAACTCGACGCACAAGAGGTACGGGAACGACGTCGCGAAGGCGTAG
It encodes the following:
- a CDS encoding helix-turn-helix transcriptional regulator; translated protein: MKKTIQHLSAWSPDVAGLFASYDKLEELPRLLAHAVTTLIPTNIAYVGVHEVKRLPRELYAYPKNFQQPRDYTAELFVLDPFYQAYKEGRTGSLGLFEEAPPDFEQSPYFKKFYEEVGIVDEMLHLSLVPGGGVVGVGIARTRKDGAFNKEERELHEAIFPVVEQVSGRLVHLLLEAGQPLAGSDNDVEDALERFGKEMLTPREQEVVHLVLRGHNTQSVAQSLEIAPDTVKLHRKHAYAKLRVSSQGELFHKFLSTLGLRT
- a CDS encoding enoyl-CoA hydratase/isomerase family protein, translating into MGEPISIEREGRIAIITNEDAPRNRMTIEFMDALEKAQHELEKDTSVGAVVIRGAGEEHFSVGMNLKQFGQGVKEKGSFDGILDQRLRVIRKIERGSKPWIATMYGYCLGGGLELPLGCHFRLAAEEGAKIGLPEMDLGGVPAWGGTARLTRVVGQAAALDLILRGKMISGPEAYRIGLVQEVWPNSELQKRARDLAHALAKQPSTAVAGVIDCVNRAGELSLEEALAVEREWVDKTSGSKDQQEGMRAFLEKREPRFHD
- a CDS encoding acyl-CoA dehydrogenase family protein, which produces MGPEQTLEAFEAELVAWLDASDAPPVEDSVAWSERLGQAGLLAPDWVPEHGGLGLPRTHVRALESALRERGIRRTVSGGLEMLAPALLEYASPEQLLEFLPPIARAETMWAQGYSEPQAGSDLANVQMRCEDQGDHYLVNGQKIWTSGADQSDWIFCLVRTDPSAKKHDGISFLLVDLRSEGISISPIVLISGRSPFCEVFFSDVRVPKGNLIGGEGGGWPIAKRLLQFERNMLGSGGLASLTGKAGRKSLADVARERVGVDAEGRLQDAGLRERVARQWVDEQANRLTGRRGRGGDAARVSSILKLASSETSQQRYALLMDLLGSEGFGWESEGFSAHELSIPRQWLRSRANTIEGGTSEVQLNIIAKRVLGMTGGGSGVPDQSLARNEDEALIRDSALQFLTEQDPLGSVRDWRDAESAAPCSAAFWSAVQELGWPGLLAPEDQGGAGLGLRECAVVFEALGRHAVSTPLFASGVLATSALTLLDAWGVLPKAETLVTGDGTVALALDESARFDPSAIATTARRVDGGFELSGTKRPVLDGAAAERWLVWARLEAPENADTPFALFVVDPSAAGVHCETLRWIDGRRAAAIRFDAVRLDASALLGTPCAEATLVEPLLDRASVILAAELCGIAAAALKRTVEYLVTREQFDQRLAEFQALQHRCARLFADIERTISITQAAAAAVDEGASDASALASGAKALASEVARTTTEEALQLHGGLGMTEEQDIGLFFKRARTTSAIWGDARYHLARVATQNGY